One part of the Mycolicibacterium aromaticivorans JS19b1 = JCM 16368 genome encodes these proteins:
- a CDS encoding DUF3180 domain-containing protein yields the protein MGPTRKRDLTIAAVGVAILAWLLMRVLYRDFPAITAWTGLSLLAVAALEGAWGVSVRTKIRDGQIGVGGGRLHPLAVARSVAIAKASAWVGALMLGWWVGVLVYLWLRRTEHVAGTFIPGAVIAVVSALALVAAALWLEYCCRSPGDPTDDPDAARE from the coding sequence ATGGGGCCGACACGTAAACGCGATCTCACCATCGCCGCGGTCGGAGTCGCGATCCTGGCTTGGTTGTTGATGCGGGTGCTGTACCGCGACTTTCCTGCGATCACAGCGTGGACTGGACTGTCCTTACTGGCGGTCGCCGCGCTCGAGGGCGCCTGGGGGGTGTCTGTGCGGACGAAAATCCGAGACGGGCAGATCGGTGTCGGCGGCGGACGGCTGCACCCGCTGGCTGTCGCACGCAGCGTCGCGATCGCCAAAGCTTCCGCGTGGGTCGGCGCGCTGATGCTGGGCTGGTGGGTCGGCGTGCTGGTCTACCTATGGCTCAGGCGGACTGAGCACGTGGCCGGCACCTTCATCCCCGGTGCTGTCATCGCGGTAGTCAGTGCCCTCGCGCTGGTGGCCGCTGCGCTCTGGCTGGAGTATTGCTGCCGCTCGCCCGGCGACCCGACCGACGATCCGGACGCCGCCCGGGAATAG
- the folK gene encoding 2-amino-4-hydroxy-6-hydroxymethyldihydropteridine diphosphokinase produces MTRVVLSIGSNLGDRVARLQAAVDGLGDTVRALSPVYETDAWGGVEQGPFLNAVVVADDPEADGHEWLRRAQALENANDRIREQKWGPRTLDVDLVTCHDGDTEVFSRDEGLTLPHPLAHMRAFVMVPWLAVDPDAELTVGGESQRVDRLLAELDAVDRDGVRLTPLVLRLGA; encoded by the coding sequence GTGACCCGCGTTGTGCTCTCGATCGGCTCCAATCTCGGTGACCGGGTGGCGCGGCTGCAGGCCGCCGTCGACGGGCTCGGCGACACCGTGCGCGCGCTGTCACCGGTCTACGAAACCGATGCCTGGGGCGGTGTCGAGCAGGGCCCGTTCCTCAACGCGGTCGTGGTGGCCGACGACCCCGAGGCCGACGGTCACGAATGGTTGAGGCGCGCACAGGCTTTGGAGAACGCCAACGACCGCATCCGTGAGCAGAAGTGGGGACCGCGCACCCTCGACGTGGACCTCGTCACCTGTCATGACGGCGATACCGAGGTCTTCTCCCGGGACGAGGGGCTGACCCTGCCGCATCCGCTGGCCCACATGCGAGCCTTCGTGATGGTGCCATGGCTGGCCGTTGACCCCGACGCCGAGCTCACCGTGGGCGGCGAGAGCCAGCGGGTCGACCGGCTGCTGGCCGAGCTCGATGCGGTGGACCGCGACGGAGTGCGCCTGACCCCTCTCGTGCTTCGGCTGGGCGCTTGA
- the folB gene encoding dihydroneopterin aldolase yields the protein MADRIELRGLTVRGNHGVFDHERRDGQDFIVDITVWIDLADAAASDDLADTVDYGTLAQRAAAIVGGPARNLIETVAGEIAEDVMNDRRVHAVEVVVHKPNAPIPLTFTDVAVVARRSRRSGRGQIVPLDGEL from the coding sequence ATGGCTGACCGGATCGAGCTGCGCGGCCTGACGGTCCGCGGCAACCACGGCGTCTTCGATCACGAGCGCCGTGACGGACAGGACTTCATCGTCGACATCACCGTATGGATCGACTTGGCCGACGCCGCCGCCAGCGACGACCTCGCCGACACCGTCGACTACGGGACGCTGGCCCAGCGCGCGGCCGCCATCGTCGGCGGCCCGGCGCGCAATCTGATCGAGACGGTCGCGGGCGAGATCGCCGAAGACGTGATGAACGACCGGCGGGTGCATGCCGTCGAGGTGGTGGTGCACAAGCCGAACGCGCCGATCCCGTTGACGTTCACCGACGTTGCAGTGGTCGCACGGCGGTCTCGCCGCAGCGGACGGGGCCAGATCGTTCCCCTCGACGGTGAGCTGTGA
- the folP gene encoding dihydropteroate synthase, producing the protein MTQSHGPRTLVMGVVNVTDDSFSDGGRYLDPARAVEHALALVAQGASIIDVGGESTRPGAVRIDAAVESARVIPVIKELAAQGITVSIDTMHAAVAAAALDNGATVVNDVSGGKADPVMAPLVAEAKVPWVLMHWRSVRTEHPHDVPDYGDVVTEVRDDLLAGVDAAVAAGVDQENLIIDPGLGFAKTADHNWALLHALPEFVATGIPVLVGASRKRFLGSLLADADGTVRPPDGRETATAVISALAAVHGAWGVRVHDVRASVDALKVAGAWAGGREQAGADG; encoded by the coding sequence ATGACGCAATCACACGGACCGCGCACCCTGGTGATGGGAGTTGTCAACGTCACCGACGACTCCTTCTCCGACGGCGGACGCTATCTCGACCCGGCCCGCGCCGTCGAACACGCACTGGCCCTGGTCGCCCAGGGTGCGTCCATCATCGACGTCGGCGGTGAGTCCACCCGCCCCGGTGCGGTGCGCATCGACGCCGCCGTCGAGTCCGCCCGCGTCATACCCGTCATCAAAGAGCTTGCCGCCCAAGGGATCACGGTGAGCATCGACACCATGCACGCGGCTGTCGCGGCCGCCGCGCTGGACAACGGCGCAACCGTCGTCAACGACGTCTCCGGCGGCAAGGCCGATCCGGTGATGGCGCCGCTGGTGGCTGAGGCGAAGGTGCCCTGGGTGCTGATGCATTGGCGCTCGGTGCGGACCGAGCATCCCCACGATGTGCCGGACTACGGCGACGTGGTGACCGAGGTGCGCGACGATCTGCTCGCCGGTGTCGACGCCGCCGTCGCGGCGGGCGTGGATCAGGAGAACCTGATCATCGATCCGGGCCTGGGGTTCGCCAAGACCGCCGACCACAACTGGGCGTTGCTGCACGCGCTGCCGGAGTTCGTCGCGACCGGAATCCCGGTGCTGGTCGGTGCGTCCCGCAAGCGGTTCCTCGGCTCGCTGCTGGCCGACGCCGACGGCACCGTCCGACCGCCGGACGGTCGCGAAACCGCGACCGCGGTGATCTCGGCGCTGGCCGCGGTCCACGGCGCCTGGGGGGTCCGGGTGCATGACGTGCGCGCCAGCGTGGACGCGCTCAAAGTGGCTGGAGCATGGGCTGGCGGGCGGGAACAAGCAGGTGCAGATGGCTGA
- the folE gene encoding GTP cyclohydrolase I FolE — MAQPNASTLETPVFDQTRAEAAVRELLLAVGEDPDRHGLQDTPARVARAFQEMFSGLYTDPDAVLDTTFDEQHDELVLVKDIPMYSTCEHHLVAFHGVAHVGYIPGEDGRVTGLSKLARVVDLYAKRPQVQERLTTQIADAVMRKLKPRGVIVVIEAEHLCMAMRGVRKPGASTTTSAVRGQFKSDHASRSEALDLILRK, encoded by the coding sequence ATGGCGCAGCCCAACGCGAGCACGTTGGAGACCCCTGTATTCGATCAGACCCGGGCCGAGGCCGCTGTTCGTGAACTGCTGCTGGCGGTCGGCGAGGACCCCGACCGGCACGGTCTGCAGGACACACCGGCGCGGGTCGCGCGGGCCTTCCAGGAGATGTTCTCCGGGCTGTACACCGATCCGGACGCGGTGCTGGACACCACCTTCGACGAACAACACGACGAACTCGTGCTCGTCAAGGACATCCCGATGTACTCCACCTGCGAGCACCACCTGGTGGCGTTCCACGGTGTCGCGCACGTCGGCTACATCCCCGGCGAGGACGGCCGGGTGACCGGACTGTCGAAGCTGGCCCGGGTGGTCGATCTGTATGCCAAGCGCCCCCAGGTGCAGGAACGGCTGACCACCCAGATCGCCGACGCCGTGATGCGCAAGCTCAAGCCGCGCGGGGTGATAGTCGTGATCGAGGCCGAGCATTTGTGCATGGCGATGCGCGGGGTGCGCAAGCCGGGTGCGAGTACGACGACATCGGCGGTCCGCGGACAGTTCAAGTCCGACCATGCATCGCGATCCGAGGCGCTGGATCTCATCTTGCGTAAATGA
- the ftsH gene encoding ATP-dependent zinc metalloprotease FtsH: protein MNRKNVIRTLTVIAVVLLLGWSFFYFSDDTRGYKPIDTSVAMSQITGDNVKSAQIDDREQQLRLELKNGNGDTENSNKVITKYPTGYGVDLFNALSAKNIKTNTVVNQGSILGSLLVYMLPLLLLVGLFVLFSRMQTGGRMGFGFGKSKAKQLGKDMPKTTFADVAGVDEAVEELYEIKDFLQNPSRYQALGAKIPRGVLLYGPPGTGKTLLARAVAGEAGVPFFTISGSDFVEMFVGVGASRVRDMFEQAKQNSPCIIFVDEIDAVGRQRGAGMGGGHDEREQTLNQLLVEMDGFGDRQGVILIAATNRPDILDPALLRPGRFDRQIPVTSPDLAGRKAVLRVHSQGKPMSPDADLDGLAKRTVGMSGADLANVINEAALLTARENGTIITAAALEEAVDRVIGGPRRKGRVISELEKKITAYHEGGHTLAAWAMPDIEPIYKVTILARGRTGGHAVSVPEDDKGLMTRSEMIARLVFAMGGRAAEELVFREPTTGAVSDIDQATKIARAMVTEYGMSAKLGAVKYGTEHGDPFLGRTMGTQSDYSHEVARDIDDEVRKLIEAAHTEAWAILTEYRDVLDTLAGELLEKETLHRKELEAIFGDVKKRPRLTVFDDFGGRIPSDKPPIKTPGELAIERGEPWPKPMPEPAFKKAIAQASAQAQAPRGGNGNGAHAGQQPQPGSTQPDYGAPAGWHAPGWPPQGGPQQGQQGQPHGQQGGYWYPPQPGWGQPHPQQGQQYPPYQPYPSPSHPGQHAKPQDDSGDDGGRSNHESHG, encoded by the coding sequence ATGAACCGCAAAAACGTGATCCGCACACTCACGGTGATTGCCGTCGTGCTGTTGCTCGGCTGGTCGTTCTTCTATTTCAGTGACGACACCCGGGGTTACAAACCCATCGACACGTCGGTGGCGATGTCGCAGATCACCGGGGACAACGTCAAGAGCGCGCAGATCGACGACCGCGAGCAACAACTCCGCCTCGAGCTGAAGAACGGCAACGGCGACACCGAGAACTCCAACAAGGTGATCACCAAGTACCCGACCGGGTACGGGGTGGACCTGTTCAACGCGCTGAGCGCCAAGAACATCAAGACCAACACCGTTGTGAACCAGGGCAGCATCCTGGGTTCGCTGCTGGTCTACATGCTTCCGTTGCTCCTGCTGGTCGGCCTGTTCGTGCTGTTCTCCCGCATGCAGACCGGCGGTCGGATGGGCTTCGGCTTCGGCAAGTCGAAGGCCAAACAGCTGGGCAAGGACATGCCCAAGACGACCTTCGCCGACGTCGCGGGCGTGGACGAAGCGGTCGAGGAGCTGTACGAGATCAAAGATTTCCTGCAGAACCCGTCGCGGTATCAGGCGCTCGGCGCCAAGATCCCGCGCGGCGTGCTGCTCTACGGTCCGCCCGGAACCGGTAAGACCCTGCTGGCCCGCGCGGTCGCCGGCGAGGCCGGAGTTCCGTTCTTCACCATTTCGGGTTCGGACTTCGTCGAAATGTTCGTCGGCGTCGGCGCCTCCCGGGTGCGCGACATGTTCGAGCAGGCCAAGCAGAACAGCCCGTGCATCATCTTCGTCGACGAGATCGACGCTGTGGGTCGCCAGCGTGGCGCCGGTATGGGCGGCGGCCACGACGAGCGCGAGCAGACACTGAACCAGTTGCTCGTCGAGATGGACGGCTTCGGCGACCGGCAGGGCGTCATCCTGATCGCGGCCACCAACCGGCCCGACATTCTCGACCCGGCGCTGCTGCGCCCGGGCCGCTTCGACCGCCAGATCCCGGTCACCAGCCCCGACCTCGCCGGCCGCAAGGCTGTGCTGCGGGTGCACTCGCAGGGCAAGCCGATGTCCCCCGACGCCGACCTCGACGGACTGGCCAAGCGCACCGTCGGCATGTCCGGCGCCGACCTTGCCAACGTCATCAACGAGGCCGCGCTGCTCACCGCCCGCGAGAACGGCACCATCATCACCGCGGCCGCGCTGGAGGAAGCCGTCGACCGGGTGATCGGCGGACCCCGTCGCAAGGGTCGCGTGATCAGCGAGCTGGAGAAGAAGATCACCGCCTACCACGAGGGTGGGCACACCCTGGCAGCCTGGGCGATGCCCGACATCGAACCGATCTACAAGGTGACGATCCTGGCCCGCGGCCGTACCGGCGGCCACGCCGTGTCGGTACCCGAGGACGACAAGGGCCTGATGACCCGCTCGGAGATGATCGCCCGGCTGGTGTTCGCGATGGGCGGTCGCGCGGCCGAGGAGCTGGTGTTCCGCGAGCCGACCACCGGCGCGGTGTCCGACATCGATCAGGCCACCAAGATCGCCCGCGCGATGGTCACCGAGTACGGCATGAGCGCCAAGCTGGGCGCGGTCAAGTACGGCACCGAGCACGGCGATCCGTTCCTGGGCCGCACGATGGGCACCCAGTCGGACTACAGCCACGAGGTCGCCCGCGACATCGACGACGAGGTCCGCAAGCTGATCGAGGCCGCGCACACCGAGGCGTGGGCGATCCTCACCGAATACCGCGACGTGCTCGACACCCTGGCCGGTGAGCTCCTGGAGAAGGAGACGCTGCACCGCAAGGAGCTGGAAGCCATCTTCGGTGACGTGAAGAAGCGGCCCCGCCTGACGGTGTTCGACGACTTCGGCGGACGCATCCCGTCCGACAAGCCGCCGATCAAGACCCCGGGTGAGCTGGCCATCGAACGTGGCGAGCCGTGGCCCAAGCCGATGCCCGAGCCTGCCTTCAAGAAGGCGATCGCGCAGGCCAGTGCGCAGGCGCAGGCGCCGCGCGGCGGAAACGGCAACGGCGCGCACGCCGGCCAGCAGCCGCAACCGGGCTCGACGCAGCCCGACTACGGCGCACCGGCCGGCTGGCATGCCCCCGGCTGGCCGCCGCAGGGTGGCCCGCAGCAGGGCCAGCAAGGCCAGCCGCACGGTCAGCAGGGCGGATATTGGTACCCGCCGCAGCCCGGTTGGGGCCAGCCGCATCCGCAGCAGGGCCAGCAATATCCGCCCTATCAGCCGTATCCTTCCCCCAGCCACCCGGGTCAGCATGCGAAGCCGCAGGACGATTCGGGTGACGACGGGGGCCGGTCGAATCATGAGTCCCACGGCTGA
- a CDS encoding alpha/beta fold hydrolase: MLAPTERLVDVAEVRLRVLEAGDPGAPVVVLAHGFPELAYSWRHQIPVLADAGYHVLAPDQRGYGGSSAPEAIEAYDIHRLTGDLVALLDSEIGGGAAQAVFIGHDWGAMVVWHTALLHPDRVRAVAGLSVPPIPRARSRPTERWREKFGDDFYMLRFQEPGRADAEMAADVAATMREMFADLSPSAPPGWISDAEFDHYVAEFGRTGFTGALNWYRNYDRNWESTPQLAGAHITVPALFVGGTADPIAPTMNPARAREVVAGPYTERWIDGAGHWVQQERPEDVNRILLEFLREVESS, translated from the coding sequence GTGCTCGCTCCGACCGAACGGTTAGTCGACGTCGCCGAGGTCCGGTTGCGGGTGCTCGAAGCCGGTGACCCGGGCGCGCCCGTGGTGGTGCTGGCGCACGGCTTCCCCGAGCTGGCGTACTCGTGGCGACACCAGATTCCCGTCCTCGCCGACGCCGGCTACCACGTACTGGCACCCGACCAGCGCGGCTACGGCGGATCGTCGGCACCCGAGGCGATCGAGGCCTACGACATCCACCGCCTCACCGGCGACCTGGTGGCCCTGCTGGACTCCGAAATTGGCGGCGGCGCGGCGCAGGCCGTGTTCATCGGCCACGACTGGGGCGCAATGGTGGTGTGGCATACCGCGCTGCTGCATCCGGACCGGGTCCGGGCGGTCGCCGGCCTGAGCGTGCCGCCGATCCCGCGGGCGCGGAGCCGGCCCACCGAGCGGTGGCGGGAGAAGTTCGGCGACGACTTCTATATGTTGCGGTTCCAGGAACCCGGCAGGGCCGACGCCGAGATGGCCGCCGATGTGGCCGCCACCATGCGCGAGATGTTCGCCGACCTCTCCCCGTCGGCGCCGCCCGGGTGGATCAGCGACGCCGAGTTCGACCACTACGTCGCCGAGTTCGGCAGGACCGGATTCACCGGTGCGCTGAACTGGTATCGCAACTACGACCGCAACTGGGAGTCGACGCCTCAGCTCGCCGGCGCGCACATCACCGTGCCCGCGCTGTTCGTGGGCGGTACCGCAGACCCGATCGCGCCGACGATGAATCCGGCCCGCGCCCGTGAGGTGGTGGCCGGGCCGTACACCGAGCGGTGGATCGACGGCGCCGGGCACTGGGTGCAGCAGGAGCGCCCCGAGGACGTGAATCGGATCCTGTTGGAGTTCCTACGCGAAGTGGAGTCGTCGTGA
- a CDS encoding LLM class flavin-dependent oxidoreductase, with protein MTQKPLNFGVFITPFHPVGQSPTVALEYDLERTVALDRLGFDEAWFGEHHSGGYELIACPEVFIAAAAERTKHIRLGTGVVSLPYHHPLMVADRWVLLDHLTRGRVIFGTGPGALPSDAYMMGIDPVEQRRMMQESLDAILALFRAGPDERVDRHSDWFTLRDAQLHIRPYTWPYPEISTAAMVSPSGPRLAGQLGTSLLSLSMSVPGGYAALEDAWGVVVDQAAKAGRPEPDRSTWRVLGIMHLADTREQAIEDCTYGLQDFANYFGAAGFVPLSNDVEAAEQSPQQFVADYAAGGNCCIGTPDDAVAYITDLLDRSGGFGTFLMLGHDWADPQATYHSYELFARKVMPHFKGQLQAPRASHDWAQRKRNDLFGRAGEAIMKAIGEHAGEQA; from the coding sequence GTGACGCAAAAGCCGCTGAACTTCGGAGTGTTCATCACGCCGTTTCATCCGGTAGGGCAATCCCCAACCGTCGCACTGGAATACGACCTGGAGCGGACGGTCGCCCTGGATCGGCTCGGGTTCGACGAGGCGTGGTTCGGCGAACACCACTCCGGCGGGTACGAATTGATCGCCTGCCCGGAGGTGTTCATCGCCGCCGCCGCCGAGCGCACCAAGCACATCCGGCTGGGTACCGGCGTGGTGTCGCTGCCCTACCACCATCCGCTGATGGTCGCGGACCGCTGGGTGCTGCTCGACCACCTGACCCGGGGCCGGGTGATCTTCGGCACCGGGCCCGGCGCATTGCCGTCGGACGCGTACATGATGGGCATCGATCCGGTGGAGCAGCGGCGGATGATGCAGGAGTCGCTCGACGCGATCCTGGCGTTGTTCCGCGCCGGGCCCGACGAGCGGGTCGACCGGCACTCAGATTGGTTCACCCTGCGCGACGCGCAGCTGCATATCCGGCCCTACACCTGGCCGTATCCGGAAATCTCCACGGCCGCAATGGTTTCCCCATCGGGTCCGCGACTGGCCGGACAGCTGGGCACCTCGCTGCTGTCGTTGTCGATGTCGGTGCCCGGCGGGTACGCGGCGCTGGAGGACGCCTGGGGTGTCGTGGTCGATCAGGCCGCCAAGGCCGGCCGGCCCGAGCCCGATCGCTCGACGTGGCGGGTGCTCGGGATCATGCACCTGGCCGACACCCGCGAGCAGGCGATCGAGGACTGCACCTACGGACTGCAGGATTTCGCAAACTATTTCGGCGCCGCCGGGTTCGTACCGCTGTCCAATGACGTGGAGGCCGCAGAGCAGTCCCCACAGCAGTTCGTCGCCGACTATGCGGCCGGTGGCAACTGCTGTATCGGCACACCCGATGATGCCGTCGCCTACATCACCGATCTGCTGGACCGCTCGGGCGGCTTCGGCACGTTCCTGATGCTCGGCCACGACTGGGCCGACCCTCAGGCCACCTACCACTCGTACGAGTTGTTCGCGCGAAAAGTCATGCCGCACTTCAAAGGACAGCTTCAGGCGCCGCGAGCGTCGCACGACTGGGCGCAGCGCAAACGCAACGACCTGTTCGGCCGCGCCGGTGAGGCGATCATGAAGGCGATCGGCGAGCACGCCGGCGAGCAGGCTTAG
- a CDS encoding Clp protease N-terminal domain-containing protein — protein MVAGDAFPGEDLVAARVATALSGLSSEGRSVVNRAYSEAYGYASDLVGSAHVLIGLVADTSNAVSSALHKRAVIVETIQRQFERITGAQRRESPRYIHLTFSSHAKAVLIGAAELARDTRSPMTGLDHLWLAVSRAEGSVARRILADLGHLSYVEQLCAASTPPDLS, from the coding sequence ATGGTTGCTGGAGATGCATTTCCGGGCGAGGATCTCGTCGCGGCTCGGGTTGCAACTGCCCTCTCCGGTCTGAGTTCTGAGGGTCGCAGCGTGGTCAATCGCGCGTACAGCGAGGCCTACGGATATGCCAGCGACCTCGTGGGGTCCGCACACGTACTGATCGGGTTGGTCGCCGACACCTCGAATGCGGTCAGCTCGGCACTGCACAAACGCGCCGTGATCGTAGAGACGATTCAACGGCAGTTCGAGCGGATCACCGGCGCCCAGCGGCGGGAGTCGCCACGGTATATCCACCTGACCTTCAGCTCTCATGCCAAGGCGGTACTCATCGGTGCTGCCGAACTTGCTCGGGACACCCGATCTCCGATGACCGGCCTCGACCATCTGTGGCTGGCGGTCAGCCGCGCCGAGGGCTCGGTCGCGCGCCGCATCCTGGCCGACCTTGGCCACCTGAGCTACGTCGAGCAGCTGTGTGCGGCGTCAACGCCTCCGGACCTCAGCTAA